The Sesamum indicum cultivar Zhongzhi No. 13 linkage group LG9, S_indicum_v1.0, whole genome shotgun sequence genome segment atgtatgcatggtaaaaaaaaggtaatattaattatttttattaattcaaaaattttctttcattaagtagtgaataaataatgatagatattttataaattgctTGTAACCTTTTGTAaggaattttaaatatattatttttatacaattaaattcaaacttatttaataaaatgtgcataaataaaattttaaaaaaatatttttcataattcttttttgaattatttatactctatttattttgaaaaggcCCATCAAGTTTAGAATTAATAAGCCCAATAGAATTATAGGTCCAATAATAAGGAAGCGGGCCGCCGGGGACATAATCTTTTAGCACCCAGAAAAGGAGTCGCGGTATACTTTGTATTCAACGACTAACGGAGTGCAATAGCTTTACTAGGCCATGGATGCGCcaccgccaccaccaccaccaccaccaccaccacccttACGAGCCCCTACGCATCCATGAACTCTTACTGCCACGACCTCTCCACCCTGCAGGACCTCGCTTGTCGCGGTGCGTGGCGGACCATCGTTGACAAGGTGGCGCGTTCACGCTCACTCTCCCTCCTCTCCAAGCCCCACGAGCACCTAATTTACCTCACTTTCAACCTCCTCTCCCTCGTCAAGCTCCGCCGCTACTCCGACGCCCAGCAAGAGCTCCGAACTCTAGACGACGATCTTGATTCCAAGCAATATTTGTACGAGTCGTATCCGGATCATTACCGGAATCACGAATCCGGATCCATGGTCCCTTTCGCGCTCCGTTGGTTGCACGCTCATTTGCCTTTTACCCTAGGTGACCGCCAATTAGCCCTCGATCGCCTATATACTCTCCTGCATTTCATCCGCGATAAGAAGTTGCCCCGAAATCGTGATTCAACCAGTGAAGTTTCATTAACCCTTTGGAAGAAGCGTGAGGAATTTGTAGTCAATACGATTATAAGTCATCATTTGAGCCAGAAGGAGTTCAAGGTATGTCTGTCTTTGTTGAGGGCGGAGATAAGCAAAAATGAGGATCCTTTACTTGTGTCGAAATTGGGGTACGTGCAAATGCAATATGGTGATTTGGATGGGGCAAAGCGGAGTTTTGAAGTGGTTGAGAAAATGGTGATGGGGAGTGATAGTGAGAATGTGGAGTTGAAGAATTTGGTGAGTAGGAACAAGGCATTGAAGTATTTGGTTGCGAAGGATTATGTCTCGGCTGTGAGGGAATATGAGGAGTGTATAGAGAGGGATGGATCGGATGTAGTGGCTATTAACAATAAAGCTCTATGTTTGATGTATTTGCGGGATTTGTCGGATTCGATTAAGGTGTTGGAGAGTGCATTGGAGAGGGTCCCGACTGTGGCGCTGAATGAGACAATTGTGGTGAATTTGTGCAGTATGTATGAGTTGGCACATGTAAACCATGCAGATATAAAGAAGACTCTCAGCACTTGGATTGCGAGAGTGGCTCCAGATGACTTTGATAGTTCGTGTACCAGGATATGAGGTGCAAGTGTTTTAAAATGTAATGGTTTGCTGGATTGATATGctcagtttttctttttgttgcatGAACCGAAGTCTTGTAGCTCAAATTAGTAGTTCTTGTCGTCGATGATAACTATTTCTTGAGCTGCCTATCTACCTCTTTTCTCTCTTGCCATGTTCTCCTTCGATAATAGGATtagtttgaatatttattggaCAAATACACTAGCCAAATGTTTATTTGcataagatataaaaatgcACTCACTAAGGAAAGGAGTGTATATGGTCTGGTAAATTCTGAGGCACGAAATTGTGGTGGGAGTTTTAATGTCCTGAAATACCAAGATGACTATTGGGATCAAATAGGTTTACAAGCAAATGCTTGTTGCTGCATTGCATTGGTTTTCATGCCTATGCTACTTTCAGTTATTAGTTCGGAGATTTAAGTTATATGCTTTTGCATCTGTTggaaaatgttataaataatGGCTGCCATCTTCCATAATGCTTCAATTAAgaaaactaataataaaaatacttttatttgtcAGTAAATACTGACTCGTCCACAGGTTATGTGCATAAAATTGCCAGTTGTTGAagccttttgttttctttttcctttcctttcgCATTGAACTTCTCATGCACTATCCTTTTCTCATCATGTCATAATACTGCACATTATAGGTGCATTTAATATAACAATTGGAATCCTGAATTACTAAATGAATCTGTTGCTTGTTAAATAAGCATTATCTACACTGCTACAGGATATACAAGAACCTGGAAGTTTAGGCCTTTGTACGTATTTCTTCAAACTGTTCTTTGTTTGTCTAAGTTTGTGGCTTCTCAATTTTCCTAGAGCTATTACCTATCACCACCAGGGGTTTTGTATATGAGAAAATGCCCCTATATTTTTAGCTATATCTCATTCATGGTTAATCCAAATAAAAGGTTTATAATGGTGATTTCACTAAGAGTGATGAATTGAAGGGTCGAATGTATATGGATTTACAATTGTAGCATGCCTTTAACAAAATGTATATTACTCTATAGTTGCTGTTGGctgcattatatatatcagCTCTGACCACTTGTTATCATGCATATAAATGGCAAGGCAAAAATTTCCGCAGAAACTCAAGTTCTTTTTCTGGCTACAGAAGAGGGATAAACCCTTGACAATTCTGTTCatttttatagttattttGCTGCCTCTGATGTGTGATAGAACATAGTTTTGGGAGGGAAAGTTCAGGGTGCACAATGCCATTCTTTCAAACAAAACTGATATGGGCTCTGACCTGCTGATCGTATCATTTATGAGCCCCAACAATGAGTCCCAACTCACTCAAATTACACTGCAAGAACATTTTCCACAGGAAATTGGTTGTGTTATCTTGAAAGCGTCATGGTGTTTCCCAAAAGCCAGAAAAGAAGAAACCCCTGGGAATAACTGAGTAGCACTTGAAAAACAGTCCTTTCCATTAAGTGATCAGCTGTATATCTGTTAAAGCTTTCCCATGAGTTCCAGAGTCTAGCAGAATCTAACTCCTACGTATAGGACTAATCTGGAGCTGTGATGGTGTATCTTATATGCTGATGGGAGTTTTTGGGCCAAGGAAAATAATGTTGCAGTTAGTGGGAAATTTGGGCTGGGACATTGGTAGCTGCAAAATCACATTGGCTTAGAGAGGGACTTCATTGAGCCTGGGAATGCGATACCTAAACTGGTAATGCAGTACCTAGTCGAACTTTTAATCCACCTAGGTTGTAAATTCAAGTATTCAATGCTTGacttatattttatgtcaATGTTAAGCAGAATTTCGGCTGTTGCATGGCCAACCTCCATATAATTGTTCTTTTCCCAAAGCTGAAAGCTGAAATTTGCTGTTGCAGTTGTTTGGTCGATATTgactagaaaaaattatatagaaatCACCAATTCAATGACCTTATGATATGACATTACTGGCCCAGTCAATTTAATGTACAACTTGGTCAAGCTTGGAAAAATGGTTTTTATGTTTGTGCTATTATGTTCAAGAAGCACTTCATTATCCCTAGTGGATTTCATTCTGATTgattcttattaatgataatagTGTAATGCCCTATGCTGGTTTATTTGAATCTattgaagtccatggtagtaGAGACTTCAGGTACGTGTCTATTGAGAAGTTTCTGGTGTGTATATTACCAGTTGTGAATTTGTTAACCTGTGAGAGTTGATATATGTTACATTTGTAGATTAAAGAACAGTATTTTGCAACCAGATTGAAATTAGTTTTATGGTGTTTCCAATTCTATACATTCTTGTTCGCGAGATTTAACAATTTTTGGGGGACAATGATGTAGGTAGAGTTGCTTGTTCTCATCTGTTGCTGGACTGGAAAACGCGATAGCATCTTTCAGAGATTACAGTGTTCTGGTTCTTTCTCTTAAGGGGCTTGATTTGGAGACAAGTGTTGGCAACATGATAGGATGAAACAACAGGTCCTTACCTATCTTGCCAGACCAGAGTGTAAAAGACAAGGTGTCGGTTTGGGGTTATGAAGTGTCGTCTTGGTATGTTCTTCTGTAATATGTACTTTGTTATACATTTCTTAAATGGAAAATCATTGCCAGTTTTCCTGGTAGACAATTAGATCATATATCGTGATCTCAGCAGTTCACTACACAACATCGTCATATTTTATGATTCTGTAATTCACAACCCATATGTATAAGGATGCAAATGAACAGCATGAAACTTTCCTTTCTGTAGCAACTGTATTTCCTCATGCATGCCGTTATTTGCAAAGTTTGGATGCTGTTTTGGGCACTGAATACTGTAATCTTCATCACAAATAGCATTTGCTTACAAATAATGTATTGCCTTTGAGCTTATTATTTCTGATCAAGTGGATACCTTTTCTTTGATTTCATGCCTGACTGGACTTGTCTTTTCCTCTCATTGTTTAGCAAGTTTTCCAATATCTGTAAGTGCCTTGCAGAGTCCTAGTTGTAGTTGTATTTTTGCATCCATGTTTGACAATGTTTACCAACAGAAAACTAATGTGAATTTTCAACATCAACCTATGTTCTTGTGGATTGGATAATCAAATAGATGTAGTCAATATCTCTTTTGCCTCTTCCTCATTAGACTTCTTATGATGAAATGagtattcttttatttaaaaaatttacttttgaactgtttaaattaagttgGTTTAAACTAAAAGGCGTAAGCAGCTTCCCACAACTTCCTCAACGAAttcgtaaaattataaatatggatAAACTCTCTGCCTTGAACTTTAACTTTTCACtttgatttcaaatatttctagTTTTTCACTTACtgattaatttacaatttttttatataatttattcatatcacaaaaatagaaattattgcaaaagtTTCCCAAACATGATTTTTGAAGGGAAAAGTTTTATATGAACTGGTTTGAGAACACCAAATCTACATTGTACAGAGATAGTGGTTATTACCTTTGAgagtgaaatttaaatattggcACAGTGCACCCTGACACATTCCCATTGAAATGGTTAccagaaaacaaattttcagtaatataaaaaaaaattgctttaTTGCGTTCTAAAACAAAGCTATGCAATGCCTTTTTCCTGTCAAGAaagtaagaaaacaaaagaaaatgatcggaaaaaaattaaaaaataattaatatggaaaaagaatttattatacCATTTATAATATGTGATGGAAAcataaagagagagaaatttaGACCTGTGGGAGGGGCTTCTACAATATGATGGAAGAGTGAAAATCAAAATGCAATAAAGGCAAAACAGTTAGTTTTTACATTCAAAGTAAAGAGAGTAAATTTTAGGATGCAATGTGCTATAAGATCTAATTTGAGGGTGCATAATGGCAATTACCCGAATTTACAGCTGattaatgtaaattatttgCTCTTACGAACAAGTTTTCTTGTGGGAGTTGAAGACGTGAACTTAAATCTGTTGTCATTGCTATAGAACATCAAAGATATATGCCAGGCTTTCTATgaagtattaaaatttatgagaatAAATTACTATGAGTTGTCTTTACTTTTGATAATAGTTGCGAGTATTTTcgttatttaagaaattagtaatatattattgattttaatggTCATCCAATAATTACTCTAATCAGTTAGTTCTTgttaggtttttattttttttatggttaactgatcaaaatacttttgttgatttttaaattttacttattttttgagaattttctaacttttcttGTAGACTAAGTagacaaattttcaatttttttcatctatcttttcatttttttgtggtgaactgatcaaaatatccttgtgaattgaaagaaaagagagagtgagagcGAGTCCCTGGTAAGAGGGGGATATCGAGTCCTTGGTTGATAAAGAATCTTGTGAGCCTGGGAGTCCTACAGAGTCCTCGTGTTATTGCAACCCGAGTTGATGCTGAATGGATGCCATGTAAGGTGGGAGTTATAGTCCGAGCACGCTCAGTTTAATGGACACTCGTTGGGCCGCATCTCCTTCCTAGGCCTCCAACTAACCTGGGTGGTTAAGGTTTAGGCCAGCTGCTTGATCCATCCAGCCTTTTCTGTCGAGTTAAACAAGAATTGAGGTGGGCCTGCTCCACCCTTCTCCTTCCTGGGTTGCCGAGGCTATTGTGCTAATCTAGGGCCTAAGCCATCCTTAGTGCATTTATCAATgcacataattatttcttaatatcTGATACAAACATACTCAAATGTAACAagaattaaaactaaatattaaattaatataaaaacaaaaaaaaaaaaagaaaattttcattcccAACATGTTGGAAATAGCTAATACCATGTTCGGGGAAATCCAAGTCGCTCATATCTTGTTTGTGCAAAATTCAGAATAAGTTTTTATGGTtggaaaatacaaaatactacagtaaattacaatgagcttctctaaaattgatataattacaaatattttttattgtttaaaaaattacgcaCATCCCAACCCtctttgatatttgataaaattgtgtAATCTTTGAATAGAAGTTTGGAATTATCaacttttcatttattgtatttttttttaaaatttaaaaaatcaaaaaaggtgaatggaaaattttaaaaaatgtatatataaaaattattcacttagtttttttctaaaaataaataaaattataatttaatccataagGACATTTGGGTCGACTCTGATACCTTGGAGACCACAAAGATGGAAATACCCCTATAACTTAGGAAAATTGCAAAAAGAAGACAAGATCCGCGTGTAAACCCGACCCGCCCGATCCAACTCGAGAAAGATACCCGAAATTTGGGCCGTTGAATCACTTGACACATGCATTCAGATCCTGCCACGTGGAGCCACATCATACagtatgataaattataaatatcaccAATCATAGACATTTATAGTACTTGAAATTAATGCTATTTTCGACCCTGTTAGCCCTTCCAGATTGAATTCAACCCCATTTTCTAACTTAGTATCAAAGGGCCTTAAGTGGGGGCACTCCAGCAAGCCTAACGTGTTCTTTGTTCTCAGAATCCACTTACAAGAAGTTTGAGGAGGGAATCCATGGTCACGACCCGAATCTTAGTGACCTGCATCAGGCTCACCTCAAGGCatgaatgaaaacctaatggaGACTAATGGATTaagctaattgttagacgacaATCAAAATTAGGgagtattagtaatttttcaaaaaacgttgcagtatttataattatatcaaatctgaTAGtagctcattgtaatttatcaaaaaaaaaaatgatttttatgctttctacCATTGTTAAAAACCTCactttgattaaatttatgttcATCTGTAGGAAACAGGGGTTGTAGTgacttcttttttgttatttctatATATGGATTATCAGGCGGGTAAGAGAAAAAATGGCAAATTACACCGTGCGCACGCACATGCTAAGTACGTgatattatttgatgattattTCTTGCTAAacaaaaggataattacactttcctctCTTCTGGtatggtgtaattacaccaaaactCCTCGTGGTTTGAGTAATTTGATCTAGCActcctgaggtttgcttccaactaacaaataagtccctctattagtcaaaactcactgaatttgctgacattaaccaaaaaattaaatataaattgatatttaccctcgattgatttattactgacttattgcaggtcaaataatttttttttgtctaaattACCCTTGtaacagtgaagatatacctcctcaaaTGCATGAATACGTGAAGACATGTgagagtaatttgatcataaaagaCTCATAtgatttgcaataaatcagtaataaatcaattggaggtaaatatagatattttttctgattcttttgtaaatataaacaaattttatgtattttaactaacgatgagacttatttattatacataagcaaatttcaaagtgttaaatgtaattttctaagccACGTGGATCTAGGTGTAATTACATTACATCTCAATTACTAACGAtgagacttatttattatacataagcaaatttcaaagtgttaaatgtaattttctaagccACGTGGATCTAGGTGTAATTACATTACATCTCAATTAGGGAGGGGGGTATAATATAAccatttttttggaatttgagAAGACTATGTGACAAAAAGTCAAATTTTGGTGTGTGATTGGGTGCCTTTTGCTTTTATTCTGAAATGCCCATGttcaattttaagttattttaatattttgaaagtttatttatttagttcaatcccattaaaaatatttaatattaatgaaaattttcaatttaattccatttTTCCATATACACTTTCACGCCtcattattctttttgtctttAGCTATAACGAGGATGTAATAACACATATTATCATGtcatctttatattttataaaaataaaagaaatattatactacaaatctaaaatacaatatttacaaaaatttatataacaaatccaatccaaacaaatttccttatttttcatatttataaacctatatttgaaaacttaccatccaaatatgtttttagttttagcatataaacaaataaagcatttttatttaataaaaacactagaaattaataataaaagggataatcatatttttctttcctaaaatttggtgtaattacacatagatttCTTgtggtttagaaaattatatctagcactcttgaaatttgctttcatctaacaaataagtctcatattagtaaaaattcaccaaatttgttgatattataaaataaaaattgatatttaccctcaattgactcattactgacttattgcaaattaaataatttttttctgactaaactaccattataacagtgaagatatatctcctatcatgcattaatgcgtaAAGAGGTATGAGggtaaattgattataaaaatatttatttgacctgtaataaattagtattaaGTCAATCGGATgtaaatatagattattttttattaatataagcaaatttcgtgaattttgactattgaaaaacttatttattagaagaaaacaaacttcgaaggtgctaaatataatttatcaaactataaaagatttacatataattacctcaaatttcaaaagaaaaaaatgtaattatccctgataaaaatgtaaacaaaaccaaaagcCGATAGCCCATGAACGAAGAACATCTTAAAGGACAAACTAGAAAATGTAATGGTGAGTTTCCTTAAAACGATTCAGTCATCCACCAACCCCATTTCCCCTTCACCTTTTGGTCACACTTCAACCTATTCAACTACCACAACTCGTTCTTCCCACCAACCCAACTCACTAACACGAACATCTCTCCTATTTCACGTTGGAATCcaaattttcaagatttttttatagtcGCCAATTTTTAACTCTAGCCCACAAAGTTcttttcaggaaaaaaatGGTAGCAGCTGCCTCCTATTCAATTCAGGCCACATCAAGCGTTGCCTCCGCTCGGATTCAGCTTAAGCCCCAGTCAGATTCATTGAGTTCTTCATCACTCTCCTTCTCTTCTCAATTACAGCCTTGCTCTATTAAGTAAGCTACTTTTTTGGCTTCTTGTTTGTCTGTTTATGATGGGTTCTTCTCTGTTTGTTGGGGTGGCACGTTAATGGGCTTTGATTTTCTCGCTTGGGTTTGGCAGCCTGTTGTTGGAAATGAGCTTAATTTTTGTGTCTTTGCTTTGTTATATTAATGGGTTTTACGGGATTTTAGCCTGGGAATTTACATGTATGTGATCTGTTAATTTGTTTGTGAAGCATTCATTCAACTGTTTAGACATGCTCTGGGATCTTAAGATAATGTAATTCTGGAAACCCATTATTGTGTTCCAGCTTACTGCGCTCCGCCAGTTCGTTTTCATGAAgaaagttcatttcttgacaaAATATGTTGGATTATAAATGTTAGATTTGGTTAGGTAAATAAAAGAGTTGTGAATGTTTGAGGTTGTAGTTTTCTCATTTTGGATGTGAATGGACTCACCAACAAGTCTTTATAAATGTAGAAAATTTGTGATGAAAATGTTTGCGATAGTCCTATATTGATGTCTTCTATGGTTATTAATTGGAATTCATTTGTATTTCCATATAGATCGCTACATACAACAAGACAACTGCATTTGCAGAGAGTTAGTGCAGTAGTGAGAGCAGAGATCAACTCACACACAATGGAGGTTGATATCTCACTGAGCCCTAGAGTGAATTCAGTGAAGCCGTCAAAGACGGTGGCTATAACAGACCAGGCTACTGCACTTGCACAAGCTGGTGTGCCTGTTATCAGATTAGCAGCTGGAGAACCCGATTTTGATACTCCAGCAGCAATTGCCGAGGTAAATTCCTAAATGCTCATAAtgtgatttttcttctctttctgaTATGGTTTGAAATAGTGTTGTGttctaacaaatatattgtacTTTTCTCTTTGTGGTTCATTTTCCAATTTAGGCTGGAATTAATGCAATTCGTGAAGGATACACAAGGTACACGCCTAATGCAGGCACCCTGGAACTCCGTACAGCTATTTGTCACAAGTTAAAAGGTACTCCTGTGATACTTGTTGAGTTCATCTAGTATCTTGAGAGCGCaatcttaatttctttaataacaGAGGAGAACGGGATATCTTATACACCTGACCAGATTTTGGTTAGTAATGGGGCAAAACAGAGTATTCTCCAGGCAGTTCTTGCAGTTTGTTCTCCTGGAGATGaggtatatatttaacttGCTGAGAGTTTCccatttaattctattaatttcaGTATACAAAGTAAATGGTAAATCTATCCGTGTTGCTATTTTGCAATGGGAAGTTTATATTCTCCATTTCAGTTGTTGTAGAAGATGAAGCAGGATTTTTacttgttgaaattttttatcatgttctaacttgaaatGCTGTGAATCGAAGAATGGTATTAATTTGGGCCATGCACTTTAGAGGATTTTGCTACTTTGGTATTTATATTTGGGGTTGGTAGGGATGGGGGAAGAAAATCACCTTATGGGGTTTTCAGCTTtagtgaagaagaaaataaagaaatcgGAAATACATACACAATTGATTATTGTTCTTCAAGATGTCAGATACAGCGAGATTCTCTAGATATAACCTTGACGAATGTTGTGCacttaaaaagtataaattttatatgcttTCAACGGCCAGCTTACAATCGCGCATCACTTCTGCAGGTGATAATTCCAGCTCCATTTTGGGTGAGTTACCCAGAAATGGCAAGGTTGGCTGATGCAACCCCTGTGATTCTTCCTACACGCAtatctgaaaattttcttttagatcCAAAGCTTTTGGAATCCAAACTGACCGAGAAGTCAAGGCTGCTGATTCTTTGCTCTCCTTCGAACCCAACAGGATCTGTTTACCCCCGTAAACTGCTTGAACAGATTGCTGACATTGTGGCTAGGCATCCCAGACTTCTTGTACTTTTTCCATCTCTAAGCATACATTAGGAATTGACCTGTATTTAGACGCCAAATTTGGCTTTATTTTCAAGCTCTCAATTCTTCTATTTGTGTCCCAGGTGCTGTCTGATGAAATTTATGAGCATATCATATATGCCCCAGCAACTCACACAAGCTTTGCATCTTTACCGGGCATGTGGGATCGAACTTTGACTGTAAATGGCTTTTCAAAGGTAAATGTAAACTCGTATGCCATAAAGGATTGTCCAGGataactctctctcttttcttgcaTCTATAGGCTTTCTTCTTTTAAAGAATGTTGCAGTCATGTCAAGACATTTAAGAGCTCTGACttaattataacttaatttgCTAGGCCTTTGCCATGACTGGTTGGAGACTTGGGTATCTTGCTGGTCCGAAGCACTTTGTTGCTGCATGCGGGAAGATCCAAAGTCAGGTGTGTGAATACCTAGAATATTGAACATTCTTTACAACTCTTACTACAAGTCAAGTGCTACTttgtctaatatttttttgcggTGATGTACTTTTCATCACACACACTTGTTAAACAGAAAAATGTAATAGTTGAATCTTTTGCATCTAAAGAAATCACCCACAGAGTCCGTAAAGCTCCACCACCCTATTTGACAGAAGAGCgggttttaaaatttttgcatgTACTGGC includes the following:
- the LOC105171136 gene encoding trafficking protein particle complex subunit 12, whose amino-acid sequence is MNSYCHDLSTLQDLACRGAWRTIVDKVARSRSLSLLSKPHEHLIYLTFNLLSLVKLRRYSDAQQELRTLDDDLDSKQYLYESYPDHYRNHESGSMVPFALRWLHAHLPFTLGDRQLALDRLYTLLHFIRDKKLPRNRDSTSEVSLTLWKKREEFVVNTIISHHLSQKEFKVCLSLLRAEISKNEDPLLVSKLGYVQMQYGDLDGAKRSFEVVEKMVMGSDSENVELKNLVSRNKALKYLVAKDYVSAVREYEECIERDGSDVVAINNKALCLMYLRDLSDSIKVLESALERVPTVALNETIVVNLCSMYELAHVNHADIKKTLSTWIARVAPDDFDSSCTRI
- the LOC105171137 gene encoding bifunctional aspartate aminotransferase and glutamate/aspartate-prephenate aminotransferase, with protein sequence MVAAASYSIQATSSVASARIQLKPQSDSLSSSSLSFSSQLQPCSIKSLHTTRQLHLQRVSAVVRAEINSHTMEVDISLSPRVNSVKPSKTVAITDQATALAQAGVPVIRLAAGEPDFDTPAAIAEAGINAIREGYTRYTPNAGTLELRTAICHKLKEENGISYTPDQILVSNGAKQSILQAVLAVCSPGDEVIIPAPFWVSYPEMARLADATPVILPTRISENFLLDPKLLESKLTEKSRLLILCSPSNPTGSVYPRKLLEQIADIVARHPRLLVLSDEIYEHIIYAPATHTSFASLPGMWDRTLTVNGFSKAFAMTGWRLGYLAGPKHFVAACGKIQSQSTSGASSISQKAAVAALGLGYAGGEAVATMVKAFRERRDFLVNSFGELPGVKISEPQGAFYLFLDFSSYYGSKVDGFGVISGSESLCRYLLDMAQVALVPGDAFGDDTCIRISYAESLTTLQAAVERIKGALVSLQPAVAV